The following coding sequences are from one Arthrobacter sp. PvP023 window:
- a CDS encoding L-idonate 5-dehydrogenase has translation MKAVVVHGANDLRIDERPEPVAGPGEVVIDVEWGGICGSDLSYWRHGASGTAALKSPLVLGHEVAGRIAQLGPGVRNLDVGQPVTVHPAELVGDGTMPDRLTGRTNLYPQIRYFGSAAFDPHTDGGFSERKLVKASQIRSLPDGVDTLRGALAEPLAVAMHAVSRAGSLAGRDVLVNGAGPIGSLVVAAAKYAGARSVTAADINEDSLRIAKSMGADHVVNVSAGSLPEDMELVFEASGIPAVLGGVLRATARGGTLVQVGNLPGAPAAAALGDLVTREITWIGSYRFVEEISDALRAMADGLDVSPVITHQFGIDQAEEAMRVSADPASGSSKVMLRLSPTE, from the coding sequence ATGAAAGCCGTCGTAGTCCACGGCGCCAACGATCTCCGTATCGACGAACGGCCGGAGCCTGTAGCCGGGCCGGGGGAAGTGGTAATCGACGTCGAGTGGGGCGGGATCTGCGGCTCTGACCTCTCCTACTGGCGCCACGGCGCCTCGGGGACGGCAGCGCTGAAGTCGCCGCTGGTCCTAGGACACGAAGTGGCGGGCCGGATCGCGCAACTGGGCCCCGGTGTCCGCAACCTCGACGTCGGGCAGCCGGTCACCGTACACCCGGCGGAACTGGTGGGCGACGGAACCATGCCGGACCGTCTGACCGGCCGCACCAACCTGTACCCGCAGATCCGCTACTTCGGTTCGGCGGCCTTTGATCCGCACACCGATGGCGGATTCAGCGAACGGAAGCTCGTCAAGGCATCCCAGATCCGGTCCCTGCCGGACGGCGTGGACACCCTTCGCGGAGCCCTCGCCGAACCGCTCGCCGTCGCCATGCACGCAGTCAGCCGGGCAGGATCCCTGGCCGGCCGGGACGTGCTGGTCAACGGAGCCGGCCCCATCGGCTCGCTGGTGGTCGCGGCGGCCAAGTACGCCGGGGCCAGAAGCGTCACTGCCGCCGACATCAACGAGGACTCACTGCGGATTGCCAAGTCCATGGGGGCGGACCACGTCGTCAATGTGTCCGCGGGCAGCCTTCCCGAGGACATGGAGTTGGTCTTCGAGGCTTCCGGAATCCCGGCAGTACTCGGAGGTGTGCTCCGCGCGACTGCCCGCGGCGGAACCCTCGTCCAGGTGGGCAACCTTCCCGGCGCCCCGGCAGCTGCCGCACTCGGCGACCTGGTGACCCGCGAAATCACCTGGATCGGTTCGTACCGTTTCGTCGAAGAAATCAGCGACGCCCTCCGCGCCATGGCGGACGGCCTGGACGTCTCACCGGTCATCACCCACCAGTTCGGCATCGACCAGGCGGAGGAAGCCATGCGCGTCTCGGCAGACCCCGCCTCCGGCAGCAGCAAGGTCATGCTCCGCCTCAGCCCAACTGAGTAG
- a CDS encoding GntR family transcriptional regulator: protein MASDKHGKGQQPRQSVRDQTLETLRRRIISLQLPPGEPLSENELAQELGVSRTPVRESLILLREEGLVQVYPQIGSFVSLVDLGRVSDAQFVREAIECASLRDLSVDAAGIAGLRGILQSQTEADANSDVDEFFRLDEDFHRELLRLAGHESAWAAVNSAKAHLDRARRLSLLDTRPIATLIEQHTAVVDALEANNLTDADSSLRLHLRGVFEDVQRIQQATPQLFSDGAALRPSRRSVARLT, encoded by the coding sequence ATGGCATCGGATAAACACGGCAAGGGACAGCAACCTCGACAGTCCGTGCGTGACCAGACCCTGGAAACACTGCGGCGGCGCATCATCTCCCTCCAGCTGCCCCCGGGGGAACCGCTCTCGGAGAATGAGCTCGCGCAGGAACTGGGCGTCAGCCGCACGCCGGTGCGGGAAAGCCTGATTCTGCTCAGGGAAGAGGGACTGGTGCAGGTGTACCCGCAGATCGGTTCCTTTGTGTCTCTCGTTGATCTTGGCCGGGTGTCAGACGCCCAGTTTGTCCGCGAGGCCATTGAGTGCGCGTCCCTGCGCGACCTTTCGGTGGACGCGGCCGGAATAGCGGGACTGCGCGGAATCCTCCAAAGCCAAACGGAGGCTGATGCCAACAGCGACGTGGACGAATTCTTCCGCCTGGATGAAGATTTTCACCGCGAGCTCCTCCGGCTTGCGGGCCACGAGTCCGCCTGGGCTGCCGTGAACTCCGCCAAGGCACACCTCGACCGCGCCCGTCGCCTGAGCCTGCTGGATACACGGCCCATTGCCACCCTGATTGAGCAGCACACCGCCGTGGTGGACGCTCTTGAAGCCAACAACCTGACGGACGCCGACAGCTCCCTCCGCCTGCACCTTCGGGGCGTCTTTGAGGATGTCCAACGGATCCAGCAGGCAACTCCGCAGCTCTTTTCCGACGGCGCGGCGCTCCGGCCCTCCCGCCGAAGCGTCGCCCGCCTGACCTGA
- a CDS encoding PfkB family carbohydrate kinase, which produces MGEILIEVATDLPFGHGVPAQLGISGDALNVAAAASAAGARVGLLAVLPDDELGQAIAARIRELGISPDLLKFRSGQQGVYLVHSDPEGQREFSYARNGSVGSTLSPDDVDPVVFSTAKAVIAGGIACAISDSSRAAVLKASALSRRFIFDPNFRPRLASTEGASALLAELAPRTFLVTPSFPGETSALLNCASPTEAAGKLRDLGAANVAVTCGSEGIQLEGDQLSAWVEAIPAPSVVDQTGAGDAFVGTMTARIVLGDSLPVAARYGAAAASLVVGGKGGTGLIPTFEQTSAHARRAGEGELTSHA; this is translated from the coding sequence ATGGGAGAAATCCTGATCGAGGTGGCCACCGATCTCCCCTTCGGTCACGGTGTTCCGGCGCAACTGGGCATCTCCGGGGACGCGCTGAACGTCGCCGCCGCCGCTTCGGCTGCCGGTGCGCGCGTGGGGCTGCTGGCCGTACTGCCCGACGACGAACTCGGCCAGGCGATCGCCGCCAGAATCCGGGAACTCGGCATTTCCCCCGACTTGCTCAAATTCCGGTCCGGGCAGCAGGGGGTTTACCTGGTGCACTCGGACCCTGAAGGTCAGCGCGAGTTCTCCTACGCCCGCAACGGCAGCGTGGGCTCCACCCTGTCCCCGGACGACGTCGACCCCGTGGTCTTCTCCACCGCGAAGGCAGTGATCGCCGGCGGAATCGCCTGCGCGATCTCGGACAGCTCGCGGGCGGCAGTCCTTAAGGCCTCGGCGCTCTCCCGCCGGTTCATTTTCGACCCCAACTTCCGCCCGCGTTTGGCCAGCACCGAGGGGGCAAGCGCCCTGCTCGCCGAGCTGGCGCCGCGGACCTTCCTGGTCACCCCGTCCTTCCCCGGGGAAACGTCCGCGCTATTGAACTGCGCCTCGCCAACGGAGGCCGCCGGCAAGCTCCGGGACCTGGGCGCGGCGAACGTGGCCGTGACCTGCGGGTCGGAGGGGATCCAGCTTGAGGGCGACCAGCTTTCGGCCTGGGTGGAGGCCATCCCTGCACCGTCGGTAGTGGACCAGACCGGGGCGGGCGACGCCTTCGTCGGGACCATGACCGCCCGAATAGTCCTTGGTGACAGCCTTCCGGTAGCGGCGAGGTACGGCGCGGCCGCCGCGTCGCTGGTGGTGGGCGGCAAGGGCGGCACCGGACTGATCCCCACCTTCGAACAAACCAGCGCACACGCCCGCCGGGCCGGCGAAGGAGAACTGACATCGCACGCCTAA
- the manD gene encoding D-mannonate dehydratase ManD has product MKITDARVVVSSPGRNYVTLVIETEDGITGIGDATLNGRELAVASYLSEHLCPLLIGRDARRIEDAWQYFYKGAYWRRGPVTMTAIAAIDVALWDIKGKAAGMPVYELLGGAAREGVMVYGHASGSTLEDLSADFQHHLDLGYKAIRAQAAVPGLEKTYGIAPVDGRTYEPASGNVPQEDMWETTAYLDFAPKMMAHVREQFGYGVHVLHDVHHRLTPIEAGRLGASLEEYRPFWIEDPTPAEDQSAFRLIRQHTTTPIAVGEVFNSIWDCQQLITERLIDYIRTSVSHAGGITHLRRIFSLADLYGVRSGSHGAGDLSPVSFAAALHVDMSIPNFGIQEYMGHRDPAGEVFKTSYTFNDGYMHPGEAPGIGVEFNEEAAAAFPFQPKYLPINRRLDGSVHDW; this is encoded by the coding sequence GTGAAGATCACCGACGCACGGGTAGTGGTTTCGTCGCCAGGACGGAACTACGTCACGCTCGTAATCGAAACCGAGGACGGAATCACCGGCATCGGCGACGCCACCCTCAACGGCCGCGAACTGGCAGTCGCGTCCTATCTCTCCGAGCACCTCTGCCCGTTGCTGATCGGCCGCGACGCGCGCCGGATCGAGGATGCCTGGCAGTACTTCTACAAGGGTGCCTACTGGCGCCGCGGGCCGGTGACCATGACAGCGATCGCCGCGATCGACGTCGCCCTGTGGGACATCAAGGGCAAGGCCGCCGGCATGCCGGTGTACGAGCTGCTGGGCGGCGCCGCCCGCGAAGGCGTGATGGTCTACGGACATGCCAGCGGCTCAACCCTGGAGGACCTCAGCGCTGACTTCCAGCACCACCTGGACCTGGGCTACAAGGCCATCCGCGCCCAGGCCGCCGTTCCCGGACTGGAAAAGACCTACGGAATCGCGCCGGTGGACGGCAGGACCTACGAGCCTGCAAGCGGCAACGTGCCGCAGGAGGACATGTGGGAGACCACCGCCTACCTGGATTTCGCACCGAAAATGATGGCCCACGTCCGCGAACAGTTCGGCTACGGCGTCCACGTCCTGCACGACGTTCATCACCGGCTGACGCCCATCGAGGCCGGCCGCCTGGGCGCTTCGCTTGAGGAGTACCGCCCGTTCTGGATCGAGGACCCGACGCCGGCAGAGGACCAGTCCGCCTTCCGCCTGATCCGCCAGCACACCACCACCCCCATCGCCGTCGGGGAAGTGTTCAACTCCATCTGGGACTGCCAGCAGCTGATCACCGAACGCCTGATCGACTACATCCGGACCTCCGTCTCGCACGCCGGCGGAATCACCCACCTGCGGCGCATCTTCTCCCTGGCCGACCTGTATGGCGTCCGTTCCGGCTCCCACGGTGCCGGGGACCTCTCTCCGGTATCGTTTGCCGCAGCCCTGCACGTGGACATGAGTATCCCCAACTTCGGCATCCAGGAGTACATGGGCCACCGCGACCCCGCAGGTGAGGTCTTCAAGACCTCCTACACCTTCAACGACGGCTACATGCACCCCGGTGAAGCCCCCGGGATTGGCGTGGAATTCAACGAGGAGGCAGCGGCCGCCTTCCCGTTCCAACCCAAGTACCTGCCTATCAACCGCCGCCTCGACGGGTCGGTGCACGACTGGTGA
- a CDS encoding lytic transglycosylase domain-containing protein, with product MLRLKRLAVFCLFATCVITGLLFWVLRPSGPAAFWSQSAPPQAGAKLATLSAFSSRAVDITDSTIDAEWLGRTAAQTNIPARALQAYAAAAELANIATPACRIGWNTVASIGFVESAHGSHGGGSLSNTGQVSRPIIGPSLDGDSFAAIPDTDDGMLDGDARWDRAVGPMQFIPSTWKLAGQDGNGDGVADPLNIDDAALSAAAYLCEGGRDLTTARGWTDAVLSYNQSDSYVRQVRDQAKAYAEQSGSAG from the coding sequence ATGCTCCGACTGAAACGCCTTGCCGTCTTCTGCCTTTTCGCGACCTGCGTCATCACCGGGCTCTTGTTCTGGGTGCTCCGCCCGTCCGGCCCTGCAGCGTTTTGGAGCCAGTCGGCGCCGCCGCAAGCAGGCGCGAAACTTGCGACGCTGTCCGCGTTCAGCTCCCGAGCCGTGGACATTACTGACAGCACGATTGACGCGGAGTGGCTCGGACGGACCGCGGCGCAGACCAACATACCGGCCCGGGCACTCCAGGCCTACGCGGCTGCTGCGGAGCTCGCCAACATTGCCACACCGGCGTGCCGGATCGGGTGGAATACCGTGGCCTCCATCGGTTTCGTGGAGTCCGCGCACGGGAGTCACGGCGGCGGCAGCTTGTCGAACACCGGGCAGGTGAGCAGGCCCATTATCGGCCCCAGCCTCGACGGCGACAGTTTCGCCGCCATCCCTGACACGGACGACGGAATGCTCGACGGCGACGCCCGCTGGGACCGTGCGGTCGGACCCATGCAGTTCATTCCTTCCACCTGGAAGCTGGCGGGGCAGGACGGGAACGGGGACGGAGTCGCCGACCCGCTGAACATCGACGACGCCGCACTCAGCGCCGCCGCGTACCTATGCGAGGGCGGCCGTGACCTCACCACCGCCCGCGGGTGGACCGACGCGGTGCTCTCCTACAACCAGTCCGACTCCTACGTTCGCCAGGTGCGCGACCAGGCGAAGGCATACGCGGAACAGTCGGGGTCTGCCGGGTAG
- a CDS encoding MFS transporter, with the protein MTESIAPPTARPETTKPTRELAKVAVSGWLGTAMEFMDFQLYSLAAAIVFNKIFFPDVSPVIGLIAAMATYGVGYVARLAGAVYFGRMGDRIGRKKVLFITIALMGASTTLIGVLPTYAMIGIWAPILLVALRLAQGFGAGAEIAGATVMLAEFAPARRRGLISSLVCLGTNSGTLAASALWAVLVSTLPEDQLLSWGWRIPFLFSFVLMIFAVWVRRSLKESPVFEQRADVVDGVALSKREIAAADELAKTSTIEAALHQRKGKAFLIALGLRFGQAGNSGLVQTFLVGYLATVLLVDKSVGTSAIVYGSLLGFLTIPVMGLLGDRFGRRPLYLVLSALTALFAIPMMLMVTSGNTGLITIAMVVGLNLGVLSLFAMESVTMAEFFGARTRFTQLALAKEIGGILATAIGPLLAATLTAITGHWWPLAAMLIGYSLITLISAFVGPEVRGRDMVRLEDAV; encoded by the coding sequence ATGACTGAGAGCATCGCGCCGCCCACCGCCCGGCCGGAGACCACCAAACCCACCCGGGAGCTGGCAAAAGTCGCCGTCTCAGGGTGGCTGGGAACCGCCATGGAATTTATGGACTTCCAGCTGTACTCCCTGGCGGCAGCCATCGTCTTCAACAAGATCTTCTTCCCCGATGTCAGCCCGGTCATTGGCCTCATCGCCGCCATGGCCACTTACGGTGTGGGCTACGTTGCGCGCCTTGCCGGTGCCGTCTACTTCGGCCGCATGGGCGACAGGATCGGCCGCAAGAAGGTCCTCTTCATCACCATCGCCCTCATGGGAGCATCAACAACCCTTATCGGCGTTCTCCCTACCTACGCGATGATCGGCATCTGGGCTCCCATCCTGCTGGTTGCACTGCGCCTGGCGCAGGGCTTCGGCGCGGGTGCCGAGATCGCCGGCGCCACTGTGATGCTCGCCGAATTCGCCCCGGCCCGCCGCCGAGGCCTCATCTCTTCCCTCGTGTGCCTTGGCACGAACTCCGGAACGCTCGCCGCGTCGGCGCTTTGGGCGGTTCTGGTGAGCACCCTTCCGGAGGACCAGCTGCTGAGCTGGGGCTGGCGGATTCCGTTCCTGTTCAGCTTTGTATTGATGATTTTCGCCGTGTGGGTGCGCCGCTCGCTCAAGGAAAGCCCGGTCTTTGAACAGCGGGCAGATGTTGTGGACGGCGTTGCACTTTCCAAGCGCGAAATCGCCGCGGCAGATGAGCTCGCCAAGACCAGCACCATCGAAGCCGCCCTGCACCAGCGCAAGGGCAAGGCCTTCCTGATCGCCCTCGGCCTGCGCTTCGGGCAGGCCGGCAACTCGGGGTTGGTCCAGACATTCCTGGTGGGCTATCTCGCCACTGTCCTGCTGGTGGACAAGAGCGTGGGCACTTCAGCCATCGTGTACGGCTCCCTGCTCGGCTTCCTGACCATTCCGGTCATGGGCTTGCTGGGTGACCGGTTCGGCCGGAGGCCCCTGTACCTCGTGCTGAGCGCGCTCACGGCGCTGTTCGCCATCCCCATGATGCTGATGGTCACCAGCGGAAACACGGGGCTCATCACCATCGCCATGGTCGTCGGGCTGAACCTGGGCGTGCTGAGCCTGTTTGCGATGGAAAGCGTCACCATGGCCGAATTCTTCGGCGCCCGTACCCGCTTCACGCAGCTGGCCCTGGCCAAGGAAATCGGCGGCATCCTCGCCACCGCCATCGGGCCCCTGCTTGCCGCAACCCTCACCGCCATCACCGGCCACTGGTGGCCGCTCGCCGCGATGCTCATCGGCTACTCCCTGATCACCTTGATCTCAGCCTTCGTGGGGCCCGAGGTCCGCGGACGGGACATGGTCCGCCTGGAAGACGCAGTATGA
- a CDS encoding methylenetetrahydrofolate reductase, with translation MMFPTRIEIIPSEGIVDRVRAHVPVTTTLTVTCLPHHGIERTMRAAVQLSVLGYSVIPHLAARSVHDRAELTGILRDCNVAGIREVFVIGGDRKQQAGQYGSALPLLEDIAQYSGGMMRVGVAGYPEGHPGVGPVDLLDALLAKEHLASHVVTQMCFSEPKILDYAALLRREGVQLPVWAGVAGSVPRTKLVALAAQIGVGSSLTFLSRKGPLARKLLSGDRYSPQTLVAGLEREPGNIAGIHLYSFNNLEPVPGEPDQASTSAALQSALIRGAARDN, from the coding sequence ATGATGTTCCCCACCAGGATCGAAATCATCCCTTCAGAGGGAATCGTTGACCGGGTCCGGGCGCACGTGCCCGTGACCACGACGCTCACCGTCACGTGCCTGCCCCACCACGGCATCGAGCGGACCATGCGTGCCGCCGTGCAGCTGAGCGTGCTCGGCTACTCCGTCATTCCGCACCTCGCCGCGCGGAGCGTGCATGACCGCGCAGAGCTCACCGGAATCCTCCGCGACTGCAACGTGGCCGGCATCCGGGAAGTGTTCGTGATCGGCGGAGACCGGAAGCAGCAGGCCGGCCAGTACGGGTCCGCCCTTCCGCTGCTGGAAGACATCGCGCAGTACTCCGGCGGCATGATGCGGGTGGGCGTTGCCGGTTACCCGGAGGGCCATCCGGGGGTTGGCCCGGTGGACCTGCTGGACGCCCTGCTGGCCAAGGAGCACCTGGCCTCGCATGTCGTCACGCAAATGTGCTTCTCCGAGCCGAAGATCCTCGATTACGCTGCACTCCTGCGCCGCGAAGGGGTGCAGCTGCCCGTCTGGGCCGGCGTGGCGGGGTCCGTCCCTCGGACCAAGCTGGTCGCCCTGGCGGCGCAGATCGGCGTCGGAAGTTCGCTGACGTTCCTCAGCCGTAAAGGGCCGCTGGCGCGGAAGCTCCTCAGTGGTGACCGCTATTCGCCGCAAACCCTGGTGGCCGGGCTGGAACGCGAGCCGGGGAACATTGCCGGCATCCATCTGTACAGCTTCAACAACCTTGAGCCGGTTCCCGGCGAGCCGGATCAGGCGTCAACCTCAGCAGCACTCCAGTCCGCTTTGATCCGAGGAGCAGCACGTGACAACTAA
- the cycA gene encoding D-serine/D-alanine/glycine transporter, whose protein sequence is MTTKTVTARQEPHLERQLSNRHIQLIAIGGAIGTGLFMGSGKTISAAGPSVIFVYMIIGFMLFFVMRAMGELLLSNLNYKSFSDFAADLLGPWAGFFTGWTYWFCWVITGIADVIAIAGYSKELWPGLPLWIPGLATVAILLLLNLTTVKAFGETEFWFALIKIIAIAALILVGLFMIFSGFQSDAGPATFSNLWSHGGFFPNEFMGFVAGFQIAVFAFVGIELVGTTAAEAKDPEKNLPKAINSIPIRVLLFYVGALIILMSVTPWTQFQAGHSPFIAMFSLAGLGAAATVVNLVVLSSAMSSANSGIYSTSRMVYGLAQEGDAPSVFGALSRRKVPQNALFLSCVLLLSGVVLMYAGQDIGKAFDMVTTVSAVCFVFVWSIILASYIAFRRRRPQLHEASKYRMPGGVPMVWLVFAFFVFVLWALTTQPDTLLALLVTPVWFILLGAAWLVLRRRPAHLARFATFQAELSQDMEPESAGRELGEVKN, encoded by the coding sequence GTGACAACTAAGACCGTGACCGCCCGTCAGGAGCCGCATCTGGAGCGGCAGCTCAGCAACCGGCACATCCAGCTGATCGCTATTGGCGGTGCCATCGGCACAGGCCTCTTCATGGGCTCCGGAAAAACCATTTCAGCAGCCGGCCCATCCGTAATATTCGTCTACATGATCATCGGTTTCATGCTGTTCTTCGTGATGCGGGCCATGGGCGAGCTCTTGCTGTCCAACCTGAACTACAAGTCCTTCAGCGACTTCGCGGCGGACCTGCTGGGCCCCTGGGCCGGCTTCTTCACCGGCTGGACATACTGGTTCTGCTGGGTGATCACCGGAATCGCGGACGTCATCGCCATCGCCGGCTACTCGAAGGAACTCTGGCCTGGGCTCCCGCTGTGGATCCCTGGCCTGGCCACCGTGGCCATCCTCCTGCTCCTGAACCTCACCACGGTGAAGGCGTTCGGCGAGACGGAGTTCTGGTTCGCCCTGATCAAGATCATCGCCATTGCGGCGCTGATCCTGGTGGGCCTGTTCATGATTTTCAGCGGATTCCAGTCCGACGCCGGCCCGGCCACCTTCTCGAACCTGTGGAGCCACGGCGGCTTCTTCCCGAACGAATTCATGGGTTTTGTGGCCGGCTTCCAGATCGCAGTGTTCGCCTTTGTGGGCATTGAGCTGGTAGGCACCACGGCCGCGGAGGCCAAGGACCCGGAGAAGAACCTGCCCAAGGCCATCAACTCCATCCCCATCCGCGTGCTGCTCTTCTACGTGGGCGCGCTCATCATCCTGATGTCCGTCACGCCCTGGACCCAGTTCCAGGCCGGCCACAGCCCGTTCATCGCCATGTTCTCGCTGGCTGGACTGGGTGCCGCTGCCACCGTAGTGAACCTGGTGGTGCTCAGCTCGGCCATGTCCTCGGCCAACTCCGGCATATATTCCACTTCGCGCATGGTTTACGGCCTGGCCCAGGAGGGTGACGCACCGTCTGTTTTCGGCGCCCTGTCCCGCCGCAAGGTCCCGCAGAACGCGCTGTTCCTCTCCTGCGTCCTGCTGCTCTCCGGCGTGGTCCTGATGTACGCGGGCCAGGACATCGGCAAGGCCTTCGACATGGTGACCACCGTCTCCGCCGTCTGCTTCGTTTTTGTCTGGTCCATCATCCTGGCCAGCTACATTGCCTTCCGCAGGCGCCGCCCGCAGCTGCACGAGGCGTCCAAGTACCGGATGCCTGGCGGCGTCCCCATGGTGTGGTTGGTCTTCGCCTTCTTCGTCTTCGTGCTGTGGGCCCTGACCACGCAGCCGGACACGCTGCTGGCGCTCCTGGTGACGCCGGTGTGGTTCATCCTGCTCGGCGCCGCCTGGCTGGTGCTCCGCCGCCGTCCCGCGCACCTGGCCCGCTTCGCCACGTTCCAGGCTGAACTAAGCCAGGACATGGAGCCCGAATCCGCCGGGCGGGAACTGGGGGAGGTGAAGAACTGA
- a CDS encoding DNA alkylation repair protein, whose translation MSETTVAELKAELAELEDPRMRSVNEKHGDDHGVNLSKLRAIAKRLKIQQGLARELWATDDTAARLLGLLICRPKEFEHGELDAMLRQSRAPKVQDWLVNYVVKRSPHAEELRVAWTADSDPVVAGAGWALTSERVAKNPEGLDLPGLLDTIEAQMKEAPDRLQWAMNTCLAQIGIHHAAYRARAIEIGERLEVLKDYPTPPNCTSPFAPAWINEIVRRQSAG comes from the coding sequence ATGTCCGAGACGACAGTTGCCGAGTTGAAAGCCGAACTGGCCGAGCTCGAAGACCCAAGAATGCGCTCAGTCAACGAGAAGCACGGCGATGATCACGGCGTGAACCTCTCCAAGCTGCGTGCCATCGCCAAGCGGCTCAAGATCCAGCAGGGCCTCGCCCGCGAGCTGTGGGCGACGGACGACACCGCGGCCCGGCTGCTCGGGCTGTTGATCTGCCGGCCCAAGGAGTTCGAACACGGGGAACTGGATGCCATGCTGCGCCAGTCGCGGGCGCCCAAGGTGCAGGACTGGCTGGTGAACTACGTGGTCAAGCGGAGCCCGCACGCCGAGGAACTGCGCGTTGCCTGGACTGCGGATTCAGACCCGGTGGTGGCCGGCGCCGGCTGGGCGCTGACCAGCGAGCGGGTCGCGAAGAACCCTGAGGGGCTCGACCTGCCGGGCCTCCTCGACACCATCGAGGCGCAGATGAAGGAGGCACCCGACCGACTGCAATGGGCGATGAACACCTGCCTGGCGCAGATCGGGATCCACCATGCCGCGTACCGTGCCCGGGCGATCGAGATCGGCGAACGGCTCGAGGTGCTCAAGGACTACCCGACGCCGCCGAACTGCACGTCCCCGTTCGCACCGGCCTGGATCAACGAGATCGTGCGCCGGCAGAGCGCGGGCTGA
- a CDS encoding NADP-dependent oxidoreductase: MKAITYSEYGSPDVLELTEQPLPKVGPGMVLVKVKAAAVNPVDWKIMAGYLDPAMDLQFPAIPGWDAAGVVESVGIDAPHFQPGDEVISYGRKDYVHGGSFAEYIALPERLLARKPASLTWNEAAGLPLAGLTAYQVLNRLDLKAGETVLIHGGAGGVGSLGIQIAAARGAKVIATASEKNHDFIRSLGAESVSYGEGLADRVRALRPEGVDVVADFVGGNLESTLAVLAEGGRHASIADSEVEQHGGTWMWVNPVGAELQELADLVDERKLRVEVAQTFPLAQAADAFRLNMEGHTRGKIVIAVDDAS, translated from the coding sequence ATGAAGGCAATTACTTACAGCGAATACGGAAGTCCGGACGTACTTGAGTTGACGGAGCAGCCGCTACCCAAGGTCGGGCCGGGAATGGTCCTGGTCAAGGTCAAGGCGGCAGCGGTCAATCCGGTCGATTGGAAGATCATGGCCGGTTACTTGGACCCGGCCATGGACCTGCAGTTCCCGGCCATTCCCGGATGGGACGCGGCCGGCGTCGTCGAGTCGGTCGGCATCGATGCGCCGCATTTCCAGCCCGGCGATGAAGTCATTTCCTATGGCCGCAAAGACTACGTCCACGGCGGTAGTTTCGCTGAGTACATCGCGTTGCCGGAACGGCTCCTGGCCCGCAAGCCCGCATCCCTGACCTGGAACGAAGCCGCAGGACTTCCGTTGGCGGGCCTGACGGCATATCAGGTCCTCAACCGCCTGGACCTCAAGGCGGGGGAGACCGTGTTGATCCATGGCGGCGCAGGCGGCGTCGGGTCCCTGGGTATCCAGATCGCCGCGGCGCGCGGTGCCAAGGTGATTGCGACCGCATCAGAAAAGAACCACGACTTCATCCGGTCGCTCGGTGCCGAGTCCGTCAGCTACGGCGAAGGACTCGCGGACCGGGTCCGCGCACTGCGCCCTGAAGGCGTCGACGTCGTCGCGGACTTCGTGGGCGGCAACCTTGAATCCACGCTGGCTGTCCTTGCTGAGGGAGGCAGGCACGCATCCATCGCGGACAGCGAGGTGGAGCAGCATGGCGGTACCTGGATGTGGGTGAACCCTGTAGGCGCCGAGCTGCAGGAACTCGCCGACCTGGTCGATGAGCGCAAGCTCCGGGTTGAAGTGGCACAAACGTTCCCGCTGGCGCAGGCGGCAGATGCCTTCCGCCTCAACATGGAGGGGCACACCCGCGGCAAGATCGTGATTGCAGTCGACGACGCGTCGTAA